A genome region from Carya illinoinensis cultivar Pawnee chromosome 2, C.illinoinensisPawnee_v1, whole genome shotgun sequence includes the following:
- the LOC122301431 gene encoding zinc finger protein 10-like has translation MQEAPYWMWMKRKQILESDSQRSMICLNNRTWEEKAFAEDAAGPLGGCIWPPRSYSCSFCNREFRSAQALGGHMNVHRRDRARMKESLSSSNDVAPHHQNHHGQNRSKSLGAQFPTDVCKLFPNRDPKSSPNIVASGALSPSWVSALYTSENFSEQRSSAPAHSSSIAQSWSDPVGVRLLMSISESKHGLANNPREEDSTCLRNDDYVETEFSVGMNSFVCQNRPTDGSPRDEAISCKRPKAAVSSLSFFLKACSDARYHLQSEVTEVVKPISMEDLDLELRLGDPGSPKVKQ, from the coding sequence atgcaggaaGCTCCGTATTGGATGTGGATGAAGAGGAAACAAATCTTAGAGTCGGATTCTCAAAGATCAATGATTTGTCTGAACAACAGGACATGGGAAGAAAAGGCTTTTGCAGAAGATGCAGCTGGGCCTCTTGGGGGATGCATATGGCCTCCAAGATCTTATTCTTGTAGTTTTTGCAACAGAGAGTTCAGGTCTGCCCAAGCCCTAGGTGGTCATATGAATGTTCATAGAAGGGATAGAGCAAGGATGAAAGAATCTCTTAGCTCCTCCAATGATGTAGCCCCCCATCATCAAAATCATCATGGCCAGAATCGTTCCAAGTCCCTGGGTGCTCAGTTTCCAACTGATGTTTGTAAGTTGTTTCCCAATCGAGACCCTAAATCTAGTCCTAATATTGTTGCATCAGGTGCTCTATCACCTTCGTGGGTTTCAGCCTTGTACACTTCAGAAAATTTTAGTGAACAACGTTCTTCAGCGcctgctcattcttcttctattGCTCAATCCTGGTCCGATCCTGTGGGCGTTAGACTTCTCATGAGtatctcagaatcaaaacatggATTGGCAAATAATCCGAGGGAAGAAGATTCTACATGTTTGCGTAATGATGATTATGTGGAAACGGAATTTTCTGTCGGTATGAATTCTTTTGTTTGCCAAAATCGACCAACTGATGGGTCTCCTAGGGATGAGGCGATCAGTTGCAAAAGACCCAAGGCTGCTGTTTCTTCACTGTCGTTCTTCCTTAAGGCATGTTCGGATGCTAGATACCACCTTCAGTCAGAGGTAACCGAAGTAGTTAAGCCAATCAGCATGGAGGACTTGGATCTTGAGCTCAGGTTGGGTGATCCAGGATCACCTAAAGTGAAGCAGTAG